A stretch of the Zeugodacus cucurbitae isolate PBARC_wt_2022May chromosome 6, idZeuCucr1.2, whole genome shotgun sequence genome encodes the following:
- the LOC128922559 gene encoding trypsin-4-like yields the protein MNLPNQLAFLLLIHCLYSTTDAQLRIVSGQQTTISKKPGTLALTRYRKYVCAATLITVQHALTAAHCLYRVPPEVIILIGGVTDLRDRRSGQRRRVERMWYPRAYNPTTKTMDVGVIKMVRPMVLGPSVAIIPLAATRAPGGARINVSGWGTLRAGQKKGVNILRTVDLTVVPLRTCAEKYRKFLRLTNTMMCAGHGGKDKCSGDSGGPAINSNGEQCGIVSFGKGCGLPDFPGVYTDILSVLPFIRRCIAPSKVKVRTMKLPYQLAFLLLIHEFYGTTVAQLRIVGGKKTTISKRPGTLALTRSGKYVCAATLITPQHTLTAAHCLYRVRPDQIIVIAGVTDLRYRRSGQRRRVERMWYPRAYNPTTKTRDVGVIKMVRPMVLGPNVAIIPLAATRARAGTLINVSGWGTLRDGQQNGVNILRTVTLPVVSLRRCAKKYRKFLRLTNTMMCAGHGGRDACSGDSGGPAINANGKQVGIVSFGKGCGLPDFPGVYTDILSVLPFIRRCIAR from the exons ATGAATCTGCCAAATCAACTCGCATTTCTTTTGCTGATCCACTGCCTTTATAGCACCACGGATGCACAGCTTCGCATTGTCAGCGGCCAGCAAACGACAATCTCAAAAAAACCAGGTACGTTGGCGTTGACGAGGTACCGAAAATATGTGTGTGCCGCTACGCTGATAACCGTACAACATGCGCTAACGGCAGCGCACTGCCTGTACCGCGTTCCTCCCGAGGTAATCATTTTAATCGGAGGCGTTACCGATTTACGGGACCGCCGTAGTGGACAGCGTCGACGTGTAGAGCGTATGTGGTATCCACGAGCTTACAATCCCACAACCAAAACTATGGATGTTGGCGTGATCAAGATGGTCCGACCCATGGTACTCGGTCCGAGTGTGGCAATTATACCGCTTGCCGCTACCCGAGCTCCAGGTGGCGCACGCATTAATGTCAGTGGCTGGGGAACATTAAGAGCTGGCCAAAAGAAGGGTGTAAATATTTTGCGTACCGTCGATCTAACGGTGGTGCCACTGCGCACTTGTGCGGAAAAGTATCGAAAATTTTTGAGATTAACGAACACAATGATGTGTGCCGGACATGGCGGCAAAGATAAGTGCTCTGGTGACTCTGGCGGACCGGCTATTAATTCAAATGGTGAGCAATGTGGAATAGTGTCATTTGGCAAAGGTTGTGGGCTTCCCGATTTTCCAGGTGTCTACACAGATATTCTTTCAGTGCTACCGTTCATTAGGCGTTGTATTGCAC CATCGAAGGTGAAGGTGCGAACCATGAAGCTGCCATATCAACTCGCATTTCTTTTGCTGATCCACGAGTTCTATGGCACTACGGTCGCACAGCTTCGCATTGTCGGTGGCAAGAAAACGACAATCTCAAAACGACCAGGTACGTTGGCGTTGACGAGATCCGGAAAATATGTCTGTGCCGCTACGCTGATAACCCCGCAACATACGCTCACAGCAGCGCATTGCCTGTACCGCGTTCGTCCCGACCAAATCATTGTCATCGCAGGCGTTACGGATTTACGGTACCGCCGTAGTGGACAGCGTCGACGTGTAGAGCGTATGTGGTATCCACGAGCTTACAATCCCACAACCAAAACTAGGGACGTTGGCGTGATCAAGATGGTCCGACCCATGGTACTCGGTCCGAATGTGGCAATTATACCGCTTGCCGCTACCCGAGCTCGAGCTGGCACACTCATAAATGTCAGCGGCTGGGGAACATTAAGAGATGGCCAACAGAATGGTGTAAATATTCTGCGTACCGTCACTCTACCGGTGGTGTCGCTGCGCAGATGTGCGAAAAAGTATCGCAAATTTTTGAGATTAACGAACACAATGATGTGTGCCGGACATGGCGGCAGAGACGCGTGCTCTGGTGACTCTGGCGGACCGGCTATTAATGCTAATGGTAAGCAAGTTGGAATAGTGTCGTTTGGGAAAGGTTGTGGGCTTCCCGATTTTCCAGGTGTCTACACAGATATTCTTTCAGTGCTCCCGTTCATTAGGCGTTGTATTGCACGTTAA